Proteins found in one Paenibacillus dendritiformis genomic segment:
- a CDS encoding MFS transporter, with the protein MKGRSSMDQQLKATPQSGIWGNRNYRFFLTAALISSPGYFIYIIAVEWLMLTMYESRSYLGMMLFASTFARLLFTIYGGIIADRLNRKLVVLISQWSELLLIASILACYLTDTLTPIFLIIVSFLFGIMDAFSGPAHSSMIVSITDKDSLQRANGLLRMAGQYSLIIGPLIGSTLIISIGFTGVFLFCMAMLLISSLLIACVRTSPQQVESTRSTTPWEDFRASLAYVRGHRILPITTGIGFLMNFFIAGPMGVMIPIMARDILQGSAFVLACLQISLGIGFILGALTTSLCKTFVRPGLIMLCFLAVVVLGYSALGFIHQFALAVCALFAIGYSIQLSNIPIFTYIQKTTEPHMLGKVTAIMTSVSTALTPLSLALMSYLLHLGVELQSVVRVNGICLMLITAGAFCITPLRTLSDETSAVKHKNTVQDDGVST; encoded by the coding sequence ATGAAAGGACGTAGTTCGATGGACCAGCAATTGAAAGCCACGCCCCAATCCGGTATTTGGGGCAATCGCAATTACCGCTTCTTTTTGACGGCGGCCCTCATTTCCAGTCCCGGTTATTTTATTTATATCATCGCCGTGGAATGGCTGATGCTCACGATGTACGAGTCGCGCAGTTATTTGGGCATGATGTTGTTCGCCTCTACGTTCGCCCGGCTGTTGTTTACGATCTATGGCGGAATTATTGCCGATCGGTTAAACCGAAAATTGGTCGTTCTTATCTCGCAGTGGTCGGAATTGCTTCTTATCGCGTCCATTTTGGCTTGTTATCTGACCGATACGCTTACTCCGATTTTCCTGATCATCGTTTCTTTTCTGTTTGGCATTATGGACGCATTTTCCGGTCCTGCGCATTCTTCCATGATCGTCTCCATTACCGATAAAGATTCGCTGCAGCGGGCGAATGGACTGTTGCGGATGGCCGGGCAATACAGCCTTATTATCGGGCCGCTCATAGGCAGTACATTAATTATTTCTATCGGATTTACTGGAGTTTTTTTGTTCTGTATGGCAATGCTTCTCATTTCTTCATTGCTTATCGCTTGCGTTCGAACCTCGCCGCAGCAGGTTGAATCCACACGCTCAACAACCCCATGGGAGGACTTTCGCGCTTCGCTTGCCTATGTTCGGGGGCATCGCATTTTGCCAATTACCACAGGAATTGGTTTCCTCATGAATTTTTTTATCGCCGGGCCGATGGGAGTCATGATTCCGATTATGGCCCGGGATATTTTGCAGGGCAGCGCCTTCGTGCTTGCTTGTCTGCAGATCTCGCTGGGCATCGGATTTATACTGGGAGCGCTTACGACCTCGTTGTGCAAAACGTTTGTTCGTCCCGGGCTTATTATGCTGTGCTTCCTGGCCGTCGTCGTGCTCGGCTATAGCGCACTCGGCTTCATACACCAGTTTGCGCTGGCGGTATGCGCGCTTTTCGCAATCGGCTACTCGATCCAACTTTCTAACATTCCCATTTTTACATACATTCAGAAGACGACAGAGCCTCATATGCTGGGTAAAGTGACAGCGATTATGACATCAGTATCGACCGCTTTGACTCCGTTATCTTTGGCGCTCATGTCGTATCTGTTGCATCTAGGCGTCGAACTTCAATCTGTCGTTCGTGTGAATGGAATTTGTTTGATGCTGATCACAGCGGGCGCTTTTTGTATTACGCCGCTACGGACGTTGAGTGATGAGACTTCAGCGGTAAAACACAAAAATACAGTACAGGATGACGGAGTATCTACATAA
- a CDS encoding radical SAM/SPASM domain-containing protein, with translation MVIGDSITVNKSLVKPSRFNVLAEEKDMLRLYNSYRGTITIFYGKQAERVKELLRIKSIDLSQDENNNSEMISFLYQKGYFVREDVNEFQLATAQKYNLLSFNRTLQLILMPNEDCNFRCIYCYEDFVKSEMKESVQKGILKYLEKTLGRYNSLVINWFGGEPLKSFNVIEKMSPEIIEICKKNNVLYRAGITTNGYLLDKEKFDQLIKFEIKSFQITLDGTAETHNRYRVGRFGEKTFDTIMSNVMQMQQSSENFHVVIRSNVNHEVATTMNEYISMIGDLFADDPRFDLHFSPIGNLEKEQNSDIHLCDSKELFPFYYKAREKGFSFDHYKQYLQPGGSECYASNPSSLVIGSDGMIYKCTVAFNNPYNHVGDILENGDVVIDQEKWSLWTTGGVNEDPACTKCFFRPSCQGNACPLKRIESGITPCPPIKKNVKKYMKLVNGDYSVHASTCKSKVKA, from the coding sequence TTGGTTATAGGGGATTCTATTACTGTAAATAAAAGTTTAGTCAAGCCTTCGCGTTTCAATGTACTTGCTGAAGAAAAGGACATGCTCAGATTATATAATTCGTATCGTGGGACAATCACTATTTTTTATGGTAAGCAAGCGGAGCGTGTGAAGGAATTACTGAGAATAAAATCAATCGATCTGTCACAGGATGAAAATAACAACTCCGAAATGATATCTTTTTTATATCAAAAAGGATATTTTGTACGTGAGGATGTGAATGAGTTTCAATTGGCTACAGCACAAAAGTATAATTTGTTGTCTTTTAACCGGACTCTTCAACTTATCTTGATGCCAAACGAGGACTGTAATTTTCGTTGTATCTATTGTTATGAGGATTTTGTTAAGTCGGAAATGAAGGAATCTGTACAGAAGGGCATCCTCAAGTATTTGGAGAAAACGTTAGGTAGGTATAATAGTCTGGTTATAAACTGGTTTGGTGGGGAACCACTGAAATCCTTTAATGTAATAGAAAAGATGTCTCCAGAAATAATAGAAATTTGTAAGAAAAACAATGTTCTTTATCGAGCGGGCATTACGACTAATGGATATTTACTTGATAAAGAGAAATTTGACCAATTAATTAAATTTGAAATAAAATCATTCCAAATAACGCTTGACGGAACCGCTGAAACCCATAATCGTTACCGGGTTGGAAGGTTTGGAGAAAAAACATTTGATACTATTATGTCTAATGTTATGCAAATGCAGCAAAGCTCGGAGAATTTTCATGTTGTTATTCGCTCTAATGTCAATCACGAAGTAGCCACAACGATGAATGAGTATATTTCAATGATTGGAGATCTTTTTGCAGATGATCCACGCTTTGACCTACATTTTTCACCTATTGGAAACCTAGAAAAAGAACAGAACTCCGATATCCATTTATGCGATAGTAAAGAATTATTTCCTTTTTATTATAAAGCAAGGGAAAAGGGATTCAGTTTCGATCATTATAAGCAATATTTACAACCGGGTGGCTCTGAATGCTATGCTTCCAATCCTTCTTCTCTAGTTATCGGCTCAGATGGAATGATCTATAAATGTACTGTTGCTTTTAATAACCCTTATAACCATGTAGGCGACATATTAGAAAACGGTGACGTAGTAATCGATCAAGAGAAATGGAGTTTGTGGACTACAGGCGGCGTTAATGAAGACCCGGCATGCACCAAATGTTTCTTTAGGCCGTCTTGCCAAGGCAACGCCTGTCCGCTGAAACGTATCGAATCCGGAATAACTCCATGCCCTCCAATAAAAAAGAATGTGAAAAAATATATGAAACTTGTTAATGGAGATTATTCAGTCCATGCATCAACATGCAAAAGTAAGGTCAAAGCCTGA
- a CDS encoding DUF3899 domain-containing protein: MALKRLSLITALLTAIYLVLNSHVPTLVNLSNSFFIIGLVYLCIALFCHVRNIGFFKSLSYHLQRKRQAEDAANRIDAAGGESMSKPKLHEHAARIGSGPWPNRMFYLFAIPLLLCSLALAYASM; the protein is encoded by the coding sequence TTGGCACTGAAACGCTTATCGCTTATTACTGCTCTACTTACAGCAATTTACCTGGTCCTTAACTCTCATGTCCCGACTCTCGTCAATCTCTCGAATTCCTTTTTCATCATCGGGCTCGTCTATTTATGTATCGCTTTGTTTTGCCATGTCCGAAATATCGGATTTTTCAAATCTTTGAGTTACCATCTCCAGCGTAAAAGACAAGCCGAAGACGCGGCCAATCGCATCGATGCCGCAGGCGGAGAGTCAATGTCCAAGCCGAAGCTGCATGAACATGCCGCCCGGATCGGCAGCGGCCCATGGCCGAACCGGATGTTTTATCTGTTCGCGATTCCGTTGCTGCTCTGTTCACTCGCGCTTGCATACGCTTCCATGTAG
- the pfkA gene encoding 6-phosphofructokinase, producing MSDVKKIAILTSGGDSQGMNAAIRAVVRAALFNGIEVFGIQRGYQGLLNQDIRPMDLRSVGDIIQRGGTILQSARCQEFRTEEGQRKGADILRAQGIDGLIVIGGDGSYQGANKLSKLGIKTMGLPGTIDNDISYTDYTIGFDTAVSIVVDAVNKLRDTMSSHERSSVVEVMGRHCGDIALYAGVASGAESILVPEVPFDIDEVAQRMKHNFEAGKRHSIVIVAEGVGRGEDVAQGIIERCPTVEPRVTVLGHIQRGGTPTAFDRILASRLGDFAVRKLMEGDSGKGCGMIRGELVATDIDKVVNTKKEFNMELYELATRLSQ from the coding sequence ATGTCTGATGTCAAAAAAATTGCTATCCTGACGAGCGGGGGAGACTCCCAAGGTATGAACGCGGCGATTCGCGCAGTGGTGCGGGCAGCCTTATTCAATGGAATCGAGGTGTTCGGCATTCAGCGCGGCTATCAAGGCCTCCTTAATCAGGATATCCGTCCGATGGATCTGCGCAGCGTCGGAGATATTATCCAGCGGGGCGGCACGATTCTGCAATCGGCACGCTGTCAGGAGTTCCGTACGGAGGAAGGCCAGCGCAAGGGCGCGGACATTCTGCGCGCGCAGGGCATCGACGGCTTGATCGTCATCGGCGGCGACGGCTCCTATCAAGGCGCGAACAAGCTCAGCAAGCTGGGAATCAAGACGATGGGCCTTCCAGGAACGATTGATAATGACATCTCGTATACCGACTATACGATCGGCTTCGATACGGCGGTCAGCATCGTGGTCGATGCGGTGAACAAGCTGCGCGACACGATGAGCTCCCATGAGCGTTCCTCTGTCGTCGAAGTTATGGGCCGCCACTGCGGCGACATCGCGTTGTATGCCGGTGTGGCCAGCGGCGCGGAATCCATTCTGGTGCCGGAAGTGCCGTTCGATATCGATGAAGTGGCCCAGCGGATGAAGCATAACTTCGAAGCAGGCAAGCGCCACAGCATCGTCATTGTCGCTGAAGGGGTAGGACGCGGCGAAGATGTGGCTCAAGGCATCATCGAGCGCTGCCCGACGGTCGAGCCTCGCGTTACGGTGCTCGGACATATCCAGCGCGGCGGAACGCCGACCGCTTTCGACCGGATTCTGGCGAGCCGTCTTGGCGACTTCGCGGTCCGCAAGCTGATGGAGGGCGACTCCGGCAAGGGATGCGGCATGATCCGGGGCGAACTGGTCGCAACCGATATTGACAAGGTCGTCAACACCAAAAAAGAATTCAATATGGAGCTGTACGAGCTGGCAACCCGCCTGTCCCAATAA
- a CDS encoding tetraprenyl-beta-curcumene synthase family protein, whose protein sequence is MRRVYKYILPGVRSELDTWRARAENIPNEELRRQALASIATKQFHCQGGAVYAAIRPETRGIMIPLIVAFQTISDYLDNLCDRSTSLDPDDFRLLHQSMLDAVQPERPLADYYALREDKNDGGYLRGLVEKCRTCIAQLPGYEAARTDIVWLVGLYTDLQVYKHIDPAKREEALLAWWRDYEAKFPELTWNEFAAATGSTLGVFQLFAASMDGGLTREDAGLIREAYFPYVCGLHILLDYLIDQEEDRVGGDLNFCHYYPNQSTVVNRIGHIAEAAKEQVKKLPEERFHRMIIEGLLALYLSDPKVRDQAEVQDVCRRLMRNSPLMRLFFWVNSRWIRKHTHKEN, encoded by the coding sequence ATGCGCCGCGTATATAAATACATACTGCCGGGGGTACGTTCCGAACTGGATACCTGGCGGGCGCGGGCAGAGAATATTCCGAACGAAGAACTGCGCAGACAGGCCTTGGCCAGCATCGCCACGAAGCAGTTTCACTGTCAAGGAGGCGCGGTATACGCTGCCATCCGGCCGGAGACGCGTGGTATCATGATTCCGTTGATTGTAGCTTTTCAGACGATAAGCGATTATTTGGATAATCTGTGCGACCGCAGCACCTCGCTGGATCCGGATGATTTCCGGCTTCTGCACCAATCGATGCTGGATGCAGTCCAGCCCGAGCGCCCGCTTGCAGACTATTACGCCCTGAGGGAAGACAAGAACGATGGCGGGTATTTGCGGGGACTGGTGGAGAAGTGCCGGACCTGTATCGCTCAGCTTCCCGGCTACGAAGCCGCCCGCACGGATATCGTCTGGCTCGTCGGGTTGTATACCGATCTTCAGGTGTACAAGCATATCGATCCGGCGAAGCGGGAAGAAGCGCTGCTCGCCTGGTGGCGGGACTATGAGGCCAAGTTCCCGGAATTGACGTGGAATGAGTTCGCCGCTGCGACGGGCTCAACCCTCGGCGTGTTCCAACTGTTCGCCGCTTCTATGGACGGCGGGCTAACGAGGGAGGATGCCGGGCTCATCCGGGAAGCTTATTTTCCATATGTATGCGGACTTCACATTCTGCTCGATTATTTGATTGATCAGGAGGAAGACCGGGTGGGCGGAGACTTGAATTTCTGCCATTACTACCCGAACCAATCTACGGTCGTGAACCGGATTGGCCATATCGCGGAAGCGGCGAAGGAGCAGGTGAAGAAGCTGCCGGAGGAACGGTTCCACCGGATGATTATCGAAGGGCTTCTGGCGTTGTATCTGTCCGATCCAAAAGTACGAGACCAAGCTGAGGTGCAGGACGTATGCCGGCGATTGATGCGGAATAGTCCGTTGATGCGGTTGTTCTTCTGGGTCAACAGTCGCTGGATACGTAAACATACGCATAAGGAGAACTAG